From a single Myxocyprinus asiaticus isolate MX2 ecotype Aquarium Trade chromosome 33, UBuf_Myxa_2, whole genome shotgun sequence genomic region:
- the dimt1l gene encoding probable dimethyladenosine transferase produces the protein MPKVKAEKKSRQHLEVKSQGIMFNTGIGQHILKNPLVVNGIIEKAALRPTDVVLEVGPGTGNMTVKLLEKAKKVVACELDTRLVAELQKRVQCTPMQNKLQILIGDVLKAELPFFDVCVANLPYQISSPFVFKLLLHRPFFRCAVLMFQREFAMRLVAKPGDKLYCRLSINTQLLARVDHLMKVGKNNFRPPPKVESSVVRIEPKNPPPPVNFQEWDGLVRIAFVRKNKTLSAAFKSAAVKQLLEKNYRIHCSVHNIEVAQDFNMAQKIDNVLQEAEFSEKRARSMDIDDFMVLLHAFNSAGIHFS, from the exons ATGCCTAAAGTTAAAGCCGAGAAAAAATCTCGACAGCACCTGGAGGTGAAGAGTCAAG GAATTATGTTCAATACTGGTATCGGTCAGCATATTTTGAAAAATCCTTTAGTTGTCAACGGCATCATAGAGAAG GCAGCCCTACGCCCAACAGATGTGGTTCTAGAAGTTGGTCCTGGAACTGGTAACATGACTGTCAAACTTCTGGAGAAAGCTAAGAAA GTAGTTGCATGCGAGTTGGACACCAGACTTGTTGCAGAGCTTCAGAAAAGAGTTCAGTGCac TCCTATGCAGAACAAGCTTCAGATACTCATAGGAGATGTCCTTAAGGCAGAGCTGCCCTTTTTTGATGTCTGCGTTGCTAACTTGCCTTATCAG atATCGTCACCTTTTGTGTTCAAGTTGTTACTTCACAGACCATTTTTTAG ATGTGCAGTGCTGATGTTCCAAAGAGAGTTTGCCATGCGGTTGGTGGCTAAACCAGGAGACAAGCTATACTGCAGGCTTTCCATCAACACACAACTTCTAGCCAGGGTGGACCATCTCATGAAG GTGGGAAAGAACAATTTCAGACCACCTCCAAAAGTTGAGTCCAGCGTGGTAAGGATAGAGCCAAAAAATCCACCGCCACCTGTCAACTTCCAG GAATGGGATGGCCTTGTCAGAATTGCTTTTGTTAGAAAGAACAAAACACTCAGTGCTGCTTTCAA GTCTGCTGCGGTCAAGCAACTTTTGGAGAAGAACTACAGAATCCATTGCTCAGTGCACAACATA GAAGTGGCACAGGATTTTAACATGGCTCAGAAAATTGACAATGTCCTCCAAGAGGCAGAGTTTAGTGAAAAGAGGGCACGCTCTATGGATATAGATGATTTCATGGT GCTTCTTCATGCATTCAACTCAGCTGGGATACACTTCTCCTAA